Genomic DNA from Cupriavidus pauculus:
TCGTGCCACCGCTGCCCCCGTGTGCGGACGGCACGCCGACGCGGAACAGGCCGGCACGCGCGAGCGTGCCCAGCAGGTCGGACGGCGCATTGCGGCCGCTGTCCAATGCTTCCGCGTGGGTATCGAGCCAGCTTGCGAGTTCCGGAGAAAGCGTCATGGCGGAGTTCTGTCAGGCGTTGGGCGGCGTCCAGCGATACGGCTCGAGCTGGCTGTTCAGCGGCGACTGCGCGAGGTTGTTGCCGAAATTGCAGAGCGTGGCCAGGCTCACGCCGAGCACGACTTCCAGCGCCTGCTGCTCGTTGTAACCGGCTCGATAGAAGGCTTGCAGATCGGCATCGGGCACCGCGCCACGGTCGCGAATGACCGCGCGGGTGAAGTCTGCCACAGCGTTCAAACGTACGTCGTCCACCGGTGCCTGCGCACGCAGCGCGTCCACTTCCGCCTGCGGCAGGTTCGCCTTCTTCAGCGCGACGGCGGTGTGCCCGGCCACGCAGAAACCGCAACCATGCGTCGCGGCGGCGGTAATCTGCACCACTTCGCGTTCGGCCAGCGTGAGGGAACTGCGCGCATTGATACCCGAGACCGTCAGGTACGTTTCCAGCGCCACGGGCGCGTTGGACAGCGCGGCGATCAGGTTCGGCAGATAGCCGTTGTTGGCGATGGCGCGTTCGATGAACGGCCGGCTTGCTTCGGGGGCCGATTCCAAAGTCTGCAGGGGGAGGCGACTCATGGCATATCCATCAGCGATTGAACATGACCCGAGTGTGGTCGATGATCGCGCGTCCTGCCATGTGCAAACGTATGGAAATCGTGCTGTTTCGTCTGGCCTTATGTATGGGCGATGTATGGAGACAATGCGCTCAGGCGGCCTGCGCGACGGACGCCACATCGGGGGCGTCGGCGTTCGTACGCCGGCGCCACGCACCGGGCCATGCGCCCGTGGTCTTGCGGAACGCCTTCGCGAACGCGGCCTCCGAACCGTAGCCCACGCGCTCCGCCACCTGCGCCACGCTGCGGCGATCGTCGAGCAATCGCGCGGCGATCTTCATGCGCAGCAGCAACAGGAACGCGGCCGGCGTCTCGCCGCACACCGCGGCAAACCGCTTGCAGAACGTCGCGCGCGACATGTGGACGCGCTCGGCCATCGTCTCCACGGACCAGCGCGCTTCGGGATGCCGGATGAGCTCGAGCACAAGCGACGAGAACTCCGCGCTGCGCAGCATCGGCCAGAGCCCGCGCGCCACATCCTCGCGCGCGGCAAGCTCGCGCACCACGTAGAAGAAGAGCAGCTCCACGAGGCGCGCGATCAGCGGCGACGGCTCGGCGCCGGCCTGCCCCCTGCCCGATTCCGCCTCGGCAACGATGAGGTCGAACAGCGCGCGCGTGCCCCGCACCGACGGATCGTCGGCACGCAGCACGAGGTAATCGGGGAATGGCGCCAGCAGCGCCTCGGCAAGGCCCGGACGGAAGTCGAAGAACCCGCAGGCCAGGCCGGTGGACCCGGCCTGCGCGCGGTCGAGCGGCTGCATCGCCGCCTCGGGCCGGCACGCCTCGGCCTGCTCCGACGGGCCCAGATGATGCGGCACATCGCGCAGGAAGAACACCGCATCGCCGGGCGCCAGCCGCAATGGCGGCTCGCGGTCGGGCACATGCAGCCAGCATTCGCCATGCAGCACGAGGTGATACCCCGCGCGTGCGCGCCCCGCCACGGACGCGCGCCAGCTGCCGCAATACTGACCCATGTGGAACAGCGTGGTCTCGAGTTCGAGACTGTTCAGGACCCAATGGATGATACGGTCGGCGCGATCGGACTGAGGCATAGTCCCGTCAGACTAGCCGACCTCCGTACCGCCGCGAACGATCAAGATGTCATGTCGATATACGGAAATCGACAGACGCGTCAGGCCTGCATGGCCATCACGCGCCGCGACGAAGACAGCGAGACCGCGTAGACCATCAGCCCGCCAATGGCCAGCACAAGGCCGACCCAGCCCGTCGACGTCCATCCATACCCCGCGCTGATCGTCACGCCGCCGAGCCACGCGCCGAGGGCGTTCGCCATGTTGAAGGCGGAGTGGTTGAGTGCCGCGGCGAGGGTCTGGGCTTCGCCGGCCACGTCCATCAGGCGGATCTGCAACGCCGGCCCGATGGCGACGATGGTGCCGATGAGCAGCACGTTGGCCGACGCCAGCCATGGATGCGGCGCGGTATAGACGAACAGGCCGAGCACTACCGCGGACCAGGCCAGCAGCCCGCCGATCGTGGGCATCAGCGCCTTGTCCGCGAGCCGCGAGCCGATCAGGTTGCCGCCGACCATGCCGACACCGAACAGCGCAAGCACGAACGGGATGCTGTCCACCGACATATGCGCCACTTCGAGCATGGTCGGCTTGATGTAGCTGAACACCGCGAACATGCCGCCAAAGCCGATGGCGCCGATACCGAGCGTCAGCCAGACCTGCTTGCGCGCCAGCGCCGACAGTTCGCGCAACGGGCTTGCCAGGCGGTCACCGGCCACGAACGGGACCCAGCGCCATACGAGCACCACCGTCAGCACACCGATGGCGCCCACGAGCGCGAACGCGGAGCGCCAGCCGAGCCATTGGCCGATGGCCGCGGCAATCGGCACGCCGATCAGCGTGGCCGTGGTCAGCCCCAGCATCACGAGCCCGACCGCCTGCGCGCGCGCATGCCGCGGCACGAGGCTCGCGGCGACGAGAGCCGCCACGCCGAAATACGTGCCATGCGGAAAACCCGTCAGCAGCCGCGCAACGAGCATCGCGCCGTAATCGGGCACCACCGCGCTCGCGAAATTGCCGATCGCGAAGACGGTCATCAGCGCGAGCAGCAGATTGCGCCGCGGCCATCGCGCGCCGAGCACCGCGAGCAGTGGCGCGCCGATCACGACGCCGAGCGCGTAGGCGCTGATCAGATGCCCGGCCTCGGGAATGGAAAT
This window encodes:
- a CDS encoding AraC family transcriptional regulator, which produces MPQSDRADRIIHWVLNSLELETTLFHMGQYCGSWRASVAGRARAGYHLVLHGECWLHVPDREPPLRLAPGDAVFFLRDVPHHLGPSEQAEACRPEAAMQPLDRAQAGSTGLACGFFDFRPGLAEALLAPFPDYLVLRADDPSVRGTRALFDLIVAEAESGRGQAGAEPSPLIARLVELLFFYVVRELAAREDVARGLWPMLRSAEFSSLVLELIRHPEARWSVETMAERVHMSRATFCKRFAAVCGETPAAFLLLLRMKIAARLLDDRRSVAQVAERVGYGSEAAFAKAFRKTTGAWPGAWRRRTNADAPDVASVAQAA
- a CDS encoding carboxymuconolactone decarboxylase family protein; amino-acid sequence: MSRLPLQTLESAPEASRPFIERAIANNGYLPNLIAALSNAPVALETYLTVSGINARSSLTLAEREVVQITAAATHGCGFCVAGHTAVALKKANLPQAEVDALRAQAPVDDVRLNAVADFTRAVIRDRGAVPDADLQAFYRAGYNEQQALEVVLGVSLATLCNFGNNLAQSPLNSQLEPYRWTPPNA
- a CDS encoding MFS transporter, yielding MVVTPDQSNDTDSNAPATPADTPDRATSRKALLALGVGGFAIGTGEFVIMGLLPDAARDLSISIPEAGHLISAYALGVVIGAPLLAVLGARWPRRNLLLALMTVFAIGNFASAVVPDYGAMLVARLLTGFPHGTYFGVAALVAASLVPRHARAQAVGLVMLGLTTATLIGVPIAAAIGQWLGWRSAFALVGAIGVLTVVLVWRWVPFVAGDRLASPLRELSALARKQVWLTLGIGAIGFGGMFAVFSYIKPTMLEVAHMSVDSIPFVLALFGVGMVGGNLIGSRLADKALMPTIGGLLAWSAVVLGLFVYTAPHPWLASANVLLIGTIVAIGPALQIRLMDVAGEAQTLAAALNHSAFNMANALGAWLGGVTISAGYGWTSTGWVGLVLAIGGLMVYAVSLSSSRRVMAMQA